TTTACTACACTGTGCTTGAGTCAAAGCCACAAAAGAGCACTAGTGACGTTAACAGATGTGATTGTGCCAAGTAGCTGCAGGTTGGTTGTGATGGAAGAGAGCAAGAACCTGGATGACAATGTGCAGTCCTTAGTTTGCAAAGGTCTGACGCACAGTATTGGCGATGTGCTTAGCGCTGATGCCAAACAGGTCCAGAAGCTCCTGGGGCTTTCCACTACGGGGAACACCACTCACTGCCAGGCGGGTCACAACAATGCCAGGCTCCCCACCCACTGCTGACAGCACTGCTTCACCAAGACCACCTAGACATAGGAGATGGACCATTAGAAAGGCATAAACGCAGCTCAAAAATTTACCTGCATGGAGTGATACAGgagatttcttttgttttcacaaCCACAAAGCAGCAAACAATTAGTTTGAATCAAATGGCAAAATGCTTGGTACTGTACCTCTTAAAGCGGGAATAATGCATTCTTTGGCAAGAAATCCTTGACAATTCTCACCTGTTTGGCTCATGattttaaaactgcaacacGACGTTCACgctcaaaaaaacacaacagaacttACCCTCCTTGTAGTGGTCCTCCACGGTGATTATCTGTCCTCCTGTGGCTCTGGCACTGGACAGAATGGTAGCAGCATCCAGAGGCTTGATGGTGAATGGGTCAATCACACGGATGTTCTTCCCTACAGCAATTTAAAAAGGAAATCATTACTCTTCTACGAAGACTTAGACTACCTGGCCACTCCACTCTCTGAATTCTCGATTAGGAAACATGGACTTCACACCGATACTGACATCTATTATTTATGTAGTAGTGTGGGTTTACCTTCTGCGGCCAGCATGTCGGCAGCAGCCAGGGCCTCATGCACAGTAACACCAGCCCCAATCACAGTTACCTGATCGCTGTCAGACTGGCGCACCACCTGGTAATGCAGACACAGTTATTCTTATATTCTTCATAATATTATTTATAAGCATTACTTGTACAACGATCtttgtttgtaaaattacaacacTGATCATTacatttggatgatgttcattttgtcgttaatTATCAgaggataacgttatttttataccgacaaatcaaagtaaagatggtttttacccaagctgacatgtttcgactgcaactgcagtcttcttcagagcgtcatctgacgtgtccttttttatatttacagtcaaaaacaagGTTTTGCAATGGGAGATCCACTATCTGCAATAATGAGTAATTTTTTCATGGAGGACCTAGAAACAAAAGCCATCCACACAGCACCTACACactgcagacccacactctggaaacGATACGTTGatgacatcctggaaataatacaatcttgacacacacaagaactcaccgatcatctgaacaacatggacgacacaggaaatatacaattcacgcatgaagaagaaataaaccggaccatttcatttttggacttaaacatacaccacagagaagacggcagcattaagatcacagtttacaggaaacctacacatacagaccagtacctcctctggacatcagaacatcccacagCTTACAAACTATCAGTAGTTAGAACACTTTTTGAACAGACGAGCATCATAACAGacgataaagacagacaggaggaggaaaaacacatcaggaaCGCACTCATAAACTGCCAATACCTGACATgggccataaacaaaggaaaacaacaagctaaaaacaaagtaaagaaacaaaaggaaacacaaaaaacgcACACAACAActggacaataaaaacaaagacacaatcacCATCCCATACATCCGTGggataacagaacccatacagcgCATAATGAAATCaatacagcagtaaaaccacacacaaaactgcggcagctattagtccatcccaaagacaaaatagaaccggacaagaaatgcaacatcatttatgaaattccgtgcaaatcttgcgagaaaacatacattataaacaatggatcaaggaggccatcgagatcaggaagcgggcgagctgctccatgaacggGGATGAGGGGgtctacaccctctaatacctgggactccatcctccagagaccaccaggcggcggggggcgtggcctgtctgacagattctgacagatctgtcagactggtcacatgataaaaaaggacacgtcagcacacgtcagatgacgctctgaagaagactgcagatgcagttGAAATAcatcagctaaggtaaaaccatctttactttgatttgtcggtataaaaaataacgttatccaCTGATCATCACCTTGGCAACGCCCGCTTCAAACTTCTCATCTGGAGAGTAGAGGACTGCAGTGTCGGGTCTACTTGTACGGATGAAACAGATACCCTGAGAATAGAAAATGGTATGTTACAGAAGAATTTTACTTCCATACCTTAGTGATGACAATTTACTAGTCAAGTTGCCACAAGGCGTTTTTCAAACCTTTGTGTTGGCTGACAGTTCAACAGCTCTTTCTGTGGACACTGCATCACTGGGGTAAAACACAGTACAGGTTGGAATGGCACGGAACATGGCCAAGTCCTCTAGAGCCATCTGGGAGGGACCATCCTCACCTGGAGGGAGAATATGACCAGTCAAAGACAATGTTCATCCACTctgtccaataaaaaaaaaaaaaaaaacaaaaaacacatggtGCTTAAGCAAAACATTTACCAATAGAGACTCCGCAGTGAGACCCCACCAGGTTTACATTTGTCTGGGAGATGGCTCCCATACGAATCTGATCATAGGCTCTAGAGAAGAATGCAGCAAATGTGCTGGCAAATGCAACAGAGCGGTCACGGGCAGCACAGCCAATGGCCACTCCCACCTGCAGAGACATCAGTAACATGAGTTAGTCTAAATGAAAATGGACAAGGTCTACATGTGGAAGCTCATGTAAAGTGGTCACAAGTGACAGGAAGCAGAGAGGCTGGGATTATCAGGTGTGAGAATGAATAGTAACAGATTAGACCAAGTGGGAGCAGATTATGGAGGGTAGAGTGAGCCAAGTTTATCCGTCTTTCATAACAGTTATGAAGTTTGACAAGCCAGAGTTGATCGTTTGACTTCTGTAAGAAGTGACTCaaactgtttttgaaatttATGCACATGAACAAGAGCTCAGATAATCAGAATGCCCTCAGTTTCACTGAAGTTAAACCCTTAGAACTGTAGAGCTGCAAATAACAGAACAGCATCAAGGGCACTGAAATCACCCATGAGGACTGAAATGTTGCTTACCATATTCTGTTCAGCAATGAAACACTCAATGTAGCGGTCAGGGAAGGCCTTCCTGAAAGTGTCAGAGAAGGTAGAGTTTTTGGTGTCTCCATCAAGGGCCACCACTCTCTGGCTTGCCTGGCCCAGTCTTGCCAGTGCCAAACCATATGCTCGCCTTGTTGCCATCTGACAACAGgaaggaaatggaaaaaaaaaaaaagatcagcaAGGCAATTAATACCACAGAATATTTAACAATTAGGTAAAAAGTTCTCAGGTGCTGATATCAGCATAAAGTAAGGTAACTATCAACTACaaggacacttttttttttttttaagaacacaTGCACACTACTATtagtaaaatttaaatgtgaaaattgatTGTCCAAGTGACTTTGTATCCCTgacaaaatttaatttaaaaaaaaaaaaaaaaaaacacctcttgTGCCTCTACAAATCCTACGTTGCATCAAGAAGCATACAGTCGAGACTTTCAAGATACCTTGTCTCCCTTCTTGTAGGCTGGGGGTGAAGGCAGCAGGATGGGGCTGAGGTCAGCAGGTGCTGTATCTTCACTGGGCAGCTGAGGGCAAACAGTCTTGTTGGGGACCTGGATCTGAGACTGCAGGTCATTCAGGATGTCATCCAACCTGTCCTTAGGGATGGGCTTTCCATGCCAGTTATCCTGATCCTCGATATCTACAACCAAGGAGTGAACAAGTCTCATTTATCAAATTCAGAAAGCACAGTAAAATAGTAAGGTAAATAAATATTCAACATGTGAAAAGTTATAAACTCCTACTTTTGAGTCCTTTGCCCTTGAATGTCTTAGCGACGATACAGGTGGGTTTACCCTTGACCTGCTGAGCCTGCCAGAAGGCTTTGCATAGCTCCTCCACATCATGTCCATCCACAACATATGTGTTCCATCTAAACAAATTTAACAGATTACAGCACATTACAACAAACATTAACTCCAGATTCATGGATGTGTCATCGTCTGGACAAACATGTTAACCATCAAACTTATTAACTTGGCAAACAGAAGAGAGGCCAAGGGGACAAGGGAGGGCAATGAAAGTGCAGCGAGCATGTGGATAAAGTCATGCTATGGGGTGACAAGGTCCAACTTCACCTCAAGGCAGTGAAATTTTAGAACCTCAGTCGACAGGTTTTTAAACTGCTGTGTAAGGAAGAACTGATTAATTTTCTACAAATGGTACAATAATAGGAATCTAACACTTTGACAGTACATCAACAGATTTACTGACCCAAAGGCTTCACAGCGCTTGCGGTAGGTCTCCATGTCATGCTTCAGGGGCGCAGCCTCACTCTGACCGAGCCGATTGACATCTAGGATGGCAACCAGGTTGTCCAGCTGGTAGTAGGAGGCAAAGGCCATGGCCTCCCACACTGATCCCTCTGAACACTCTCCATCACCCAGCATGCAGTACACACGGTAACTACGAATCAGTGTAGAAAGATGGGGCAGAAATGAGTGATGAGCACTGCTTTTCAGAGAATGAGCCACACAATGGTTACTGCATAATTACATTGAAGCTGGAGTTGGAATActcaaaggaaaggaaagggtCAAATAACAGCATTACAGAATGTTTGCTCACTGAGTGAAGTTTAAAATAACATTGTTCAAATAATGACTTAttaagagagaagaaagaagcagGTGCAAACTACTGTAGATAAcaatatgactcaaaaactATTTGCAAAGTATTTTTTCTAAGAATCACAAACTGAATTATTTGCAATGACATATCAATTACGATCACCAACACACAAGAGCAGTTGAGCTACCGGCCTCATAGCGCCAAAAATCATCCAATAATATTTTGCTACGTGGATAATTATTCTGTGGCAGGAAAAAGACTTCTTGGTTTTGTTGCATGCACCTGCCAGGGGATTATTTAACACAGCTACTACACTACCGCAGATCTCTCCAGTTAACAGGTTACAGCGAGTCAAACTATTTTAACAGAAAGCAGGCTCCCACTTACTGCTCAAGGCAATACATTCTTGCTCAACAAAACTCTTGTTTAAATAAGTAGAGTCAACAACGCAGTCTGAATGACATTTCACTTCAACAGAAAAACGCGTAGTTGCAGTACAGAGCACCATCTTTAATTTGCTTTAGATTTAATTCACCATGAAAGGATGCACTTCAGATAACACAAAGTCTCACAATTGTGCAAATACGTTTCATATGCTTAAACCAGTTTTAGAAAGCAGGATTACCATCTATATTAATGTATCATTTTGGATACAAACGGACCTGGATTTGTCAAAGTTTTTGCCAGTATAAGCCATCCCACAAGCAGCTCCAAGACCCTGTCCCAGAGATCCTGTAGCCACATCAACAAACTCCAGTTTCTGGGTTTGGATAGAACAGAtttgggaaaaaagaaaaaaaagttatgcAGAAAGTGAGTTGCACATCATATTTCTACTCTTCACAGAAACATTAATACCAGAAAGGGACTCATGATTTCAGCACTTACTGGTGTGGGGTGCCCCTCCAGGTCACAGTCAAGCTTACGTAGGTTAAGCAGATCAGACTCCTTCACAAAACCTGCCTCTGCCCAAGCAGCATACAGGACAGGTGCAGCATGACCCTAGTGATAAACAGGGTGGGCAGGAGTGTCAATCGCAGGTGCACATACCAATTCCAAGACAAACAATTAATCGCTTAACTAAAAATAGTATGTACCAACCTTTGAGAGCACAAAGCGGTCATTACAGTGGTTGCGCGGATCTTCAGTTTTATAGCGCATGGTGTGGAAGAAGAGCACAGACATGAGCTCTGCTGCACTGCAGCATGATGTCGGATGGCTGAGGAGCAGGAATAAGTGACAAACGTTTAGTGACAggcaacagtttaaaaaaaaaaacactaaatccaCACATCATGCAAATACATGCACGTGTTGCTACATTCTGGAACTTGGGTTGGCACCATAACTCATTACAATTAATAGCACTTAGTTTAATTTGACAGTAAGATTCTTGTCACTCCAGGCAGCATGACAGCTTGACAAAAACTTCCAAACACTAAATTCGATAAGCAAAAGTCGCATTCATAAATGGTTAATCTGCAACATGATAACCCCAGTTAGGTTACCACACTTCAGAGCTttcaaaaatatccaaaaaaaatataaagattagCAAACCTGTGAAACAGTTAGTTGCAGCACAGTGGTTTCAATACTGTAATCAACATGTTTAGAAATCCCACATTACCCAACAGATTTCAGCTTCCCTATACAGGTCAAGTTACAAATAGCATTATTTCAACCATGCTGAGAACACATTTATCTTACAAACACACATCATGATCACTgttaaaccataaaaaaaaacaaaaaaaaaaacaaaaaaaaaaaaccagtgCTCAATTTACCACTTGTCCTTCACTTGAGAGATAACCTGATGAGAAATAAAGTAAATCAGGAAAGGCGTAACAAAAGAAATCAGATGGTGGAGTGTAACGTCTTAGTCAAACAATGAGGACGAATGATGTGATGAGTGTTGGGTGTCAAAATTCAAAGACATCCTTTGTTTGAATGAGATAGTGTCAGAACATTTGTAACAGCCTCACACTTCAGATAGCCAGAACAGACTACATTTCCTTGTTGGGCAACATAAGGAAGTGTCAAAAACAGGTTTATCaacaatcattttatttatgaagTGGCAGTCATGTCTTcagacaaaattacacaattctggatttttttgaagGATGCAGCACAAGCAAAACCAAACAGTATACTGTAAccatgtgaaaaataaaagtaatgcaTGTAGGTGACTGGTAGATGCTGTAAAAAGGATTTCATCCTTGAATGCATAAATTAAAATTGGACTTTAATTAGGCTCGGATGACATGATACAAAACACAGaagcaaaatttttaaaaaatgaacttgaacttgtctttctgtttaaaagctgcatgggggaaaaaaactatttagtCCTTCTTACACACATGTAACAGAAAAGTGTGACGGTACATGTGACAGTAACCTGGGAGGCCCTCATAACAATGAGAGGCATTTCTCATACTTAGGAGACCCATTGTACTTTAAGTTTAGGATGTGCAGAAAGCCCTAATTGTAATCCTCTCTGACTACTACGAGAGCAAAGGGCCGTTGGAATAATCCCTATACAGCTACACCCTTCTTAACTATTCCAGCTTGGACTTGTGTCAAATTATAGTGACCCAGAAGAGCAGGTTGGTTACTTCATCGCTTCTGGGAACGCCGATATTTAGCGATGATGCAAGTATCGCAGGTGCTCTTTCCTAGTGGGTATTTCCTACGGTCATCAAAGCAGACATTGACTTCTGGAGACGATTCAACTGGTGCGCATCAGTGTGGCATTCTAGCTTTAAGAATTTCACCACGAGATTCACCCTTTAGCACGGTCATGTGATTTCTGTTAGCTAGTGAAAGCAAGTACATGCAAGTGACTGCTTTAAATGAGTTAACTAGCAACTGTAGTACGAGAGTAAATCTTTAGCTAGGTAGCATTAACGAGCTACTAATAAATATACGCCCACagtcttcatttgcacataaAACGACACGAAGTGCTCATGCTAAGTTTGGCTAAAAGACAAACATTAGCTCCCAAAGTAACTAGAAACACGTTTTAAAGGTGTTTGCATTACCTGCTGCTTGTAGCTGTTTGCTAACTTTACGTTTTACACCGCGTGGACATAATTTGTTGCACGTGCAACCAGGCAGGCCGCGCAGGTAAAACGCGCGTCAGCTACGTAACAACACAAGGCACACTTTCCTCATATGTAGCCCTGCGTATGCAtctttttttgaatatttcctgCTAATGTGAGCAACTCCGAATAACTTACCCGGAGTTAGAGGCGCTTGTTGCCTTGATGGAATGGATCCTGAGCTTGTTGGCGATGTCTCTCAGCCCCTGCAGGGTCTTCTCGTCGGGTTTGTGGTAGCTAGCCATGGCTCCTGGATGGATTTAGTTGAAAAATGAGTTGCTTCTAGAAACAGAAGGTGCTGCTTCCTGGTGTCGTAGTTtcgctgttgctgctgctagCTGCCCGGTGCTCGGTACAACTGAGGAGGAGGactgacagagagaggagggtggACTTATGTCTCCTCCAGCGGACACTCCCATCAAATGTAATCATTGGAGGATCGGCTGTGGTGCAAGCGGCTCGGACTGTGGTGCAAGTTGCGCAGGTGATGCTGCGTTCAAAATCCTTTTCAGCTTATCAAATAAATGCATCTGCGGCTACTTCGTTCTTATCATTTCCTTATGCGAATCAATGAATCAGCAAACGTCAGTAATAAGAGCGCCGATGACACATGCGCCCATAAAACCGAGGATTAACACAGGTAACTGCAATGTGGGGAACATGAAGTAGTTTCATGTCCAATGTGGGATTCTCTGATAATACAATGGCAGAGATCCAATCCACCACTTTTAAGGCTTCTTAAAATATGCAGTCTTTACAATTAATTGGCAGGATGAATTCCTGTTTAATTAATACTAATAATCCGGGATATTAATTCACACTATGACAAGAAGTTTCATTATCTCATATCATGTGTATATTCTGCTTTTAAGTGGGGTATACTTCAGTATATTTCCCTTGAGTTTCCATAAATAGCCGTAATTGTCACTGTccctttaaagctgcagttggATGGCTGCCAACAAGGAAGTGGTGGCAGATTTTGCTCTCTCATCGTTACTCAGGGAAACATACGATCGTTTGTTAAAATAAGGTTCAAATACCAACTCATTTCATATCAGACAGCAGCTGATACAACGCTTTCTAACAGTTCTTTGTAATCAGCTGATTGTCAGCATTTGTACATTTCTGCACATGCATCAcccattttcaaaatgttattgTTCCAGATTAACTTGGCTGTAATAGTGAGTGTGAGAGCATGACACAAGCAACTTTAATGTGCAAAGTTGATTAATCATACAATCCAGATATAGGCCTACAATACGTTTCTTATACAAAAGCACAATCAGGAAAGTCAAGTCTGTCCGATACTTCCCCATTTTGGTCATCATTGCAAATCTTATGGCTCAGGTATTTCCTCTTCTTTAAGTTCCTGAAATGGCAAACATGTTCTTAAAACAAAAGAGCTAAAGAGAAGTTTCTTGATGATGCCAAAAGgagaaatataaaatgttttaaccTTGATTCTTTCCCAGGCTTGAGCCCTCTCCTCAGGGGTGACAGGGTCTTTGTCAAGTTGTTCCAGCTCTGGCAAGAACGTCAGAACGCTTACTCGGTAGTCTGATGATTCCACTAGTGGGTTCTCAGAAAGGACCAAAGCTTGCAGGGTTGTTGACACAAGGCTAAGGGACTGTAAGGCGTTCTCATCTGCAATTGCATTGCCTCTAAGGGAaggacaaagagacagaaaaatatatatgcCTGGATAATAAATATATGGACAATATcaatttatttagtgttttactgATTGGATGATGGAAACCATGACCATAACTCTGATCTGTCTTGTTGTGATACACAGGTGTACCTGACATTAAGGTACTGGAGACACTTCATGCCAGCACTGAGTCCTTTCACAGAATCTAGCTGGTTGTCTCGAAGGTGAAGGACGGTGAGGCGCTCTAACTTCTCCAAACCCTCGAGGCGTTTGATAACATTTTGGGCCTGAACAGAAAGAAATAATAGTCATAAGCagtcttttttatttatcattatacACAGGATTTAATTTGGGTGCTAATGAATAAACCTAATAAAGCATGTTAATGTGATTAACCAAATCATAGTGCTTTTATTACTAGATATAATCGCTCCAGGTTTGGAAGGTCGATGCCGTCAGTGGTATCCAACTGATTTCCCCTCAGCTCTAGAATCGCCAGATTTGCAAAACAGTCACCTTGAAAACCATTCATTCTCTGAAAGCCATTTCCTGCAACAAAGGTTTCAAAATGTCACATCAAAGcctttatatataatatatgttaGGCTGCAGACATTTGATTAAATTCTTGAAGAAGCAAGAATTTGTTATACCTGACACAGAACGGTAACAAATGGAATAGTAAATACATatctgagaaaaaaattaaccattCCTGTGACTTATTATCACTTCCCTGATATTAAAATGCCAGTGACAGCTGACCAATACTGAATGATTTTCCTAAATTTCAGAAGGGGTGCGATGGGGaaagtaacaattaactatttCTATTTTGACGGACCTAGCATTAGGAAACTTTTAAGTGGCTGAACAGATTAATTCAACTTTTTCAGtccaattcaattttatttatatagtgacAAGTCATACCATAAATCTTCTCAGGGCACTTCACATTGTAAGAAATCTTGATAATATGACGTTACAATAGTCCAGCCTAAAAGTAACAAAActagtttttcagcatcactgtaaaacaagaaatacCTAATTTTGACAATACTGTGCAGTTGAAGGAGTGTTGTCCAGGAGATCTGTTTTGTGTGACTTAAAGGACATGCCCTGGTCAGTAACAACTTCAAGGTTCCTCACAGTGGGAAATGCCATCTGGAGCGACTATATGGAGAGATGGTGTTTGtctgaatgtagaggaataaaATTACAAGGCCACCCATGTTCATAAGACAATGCTTGGAGTTTGACTAACTGATCTGTTTAATCTGACTTTATAGGTAAATATAGCagggtgtcatctgcatagcaatggaattttatgcagtttttcctaataatattgcctgtACAAAATGTAAAGTATTAGTTCTACCACTGAACCCTGTGAAACTCCATAACTAACTATTGCGTGAAATGATAGTTATTGACATGAACAAACTGATCATTGTCTAGGGCTAGGAGAAGATCATTAGTGACTTTCACAAGTACTATGCTATGATGTGTTCTAAATCCTGAAAAAAACTCTTGTAACAAACCATTTCTGTGAAAATGGTCGCATAATTAATTTGCAACGTTGTTTTAAGGACTAAAACTAAAGGAGAGGTTGGACCACGAGTCACATTTGTGAAAGCTGTGGAAGAGATCGActctttctctattttttccAATTCAATTTGTAGAGAAACTCTTGAAATATTACAACTGAGACATAAAGGAGCACAGGGCTCTAAAGAGTTGTGACTGTCAGAATGGCTACAGTCCTATAAACAAACCTgggattgttgttgttttcctctgCTAAAGATGACTAATATGCAATTCTAGTTTTTCTTGACATTAAACCAACAGGCCAACCTGTGAGATTGAGGCGCTCTAAGCTAGGTGCAGCTAGGCCATCTATGTCTGTTAGCTGGTTCCCTGCCATACTCAACAACTGCAGGAAGGGCAGCTGTGCAAAAGGCTGCCCATTGAAGGATGCCACAGCATTGTTGTCAACCTGCAAAAGAAGAGTTGTCATTAAGATATACCAGCAATTAAATTATTCTGACAGCCCCAGAGATGTTCTTTACTAAACGAATAAAAAAGAGAGCTCCTTGCCTTCAGCCAAAGTAGGTGGGTCAGAGATGCCAGAGGAGAAAGATCAGTCAGGTGGTTGTTGGATACATCCAGAAAACGTATGTGATtataactgctgactgcagcaATATCATTCAGTCCTCTAAAGAGCACaatagtgacaaaaaaatggtatGAACTTAGAGTTGACACCATTAAAACAGGATAGTTTGAACTTGAAGTCTAGGGCAAAGGCAGTCAGTTTTGCTTTGCATGTATCTTTGCCTGCTTACTTGTCTTTAAGGACCAGTTTGATAAATGTGTGTTCAAGTCCACATCCTGTCCGGCACAGTAACGAAAGCCCCTGACGTATGGTTTCTTCAGTCAAATGGGAAACTTGCACCTGAAGCGTACAGAGAGAACAGATATAATTTGGCTGTACTTGTCCATATAGGACCAAGATTTGTGAATGCCATGGCTGCATTTTATTGACCCTTTCTACAAGAAGCACTTTGGGTTTTAGTGTCTTGCTTGGACATGTTGCATGTACAGGAGGAGCTAAGGATCAAACCACCAGCCCACTGATGAGTACCCAACCTGTTCTACCTGAATGTAAGCCTGAAAACAATCCATGATAGCCTTTTGCAATGAGTCGAGCCTCATTTGTAGCTTTGCATCCTCCTGTGACACACTTATAAATAATACTAGCACCAAAATTAACACTGATAAGTATTTAACTGTGCTTTTAGGGCACAAAGCAACGTCATAAATTAAGTGCAGACTTAACTGAGTTACTTGTTAATACATGGCTTCAGTTTGGAGCCAAGATTAGATAGCACAATCTCTTCCTAGAGACTCTGTCCTTTTATTTCACAGAATTTAATGACCTAACAAATGTTTGGGGAATGAAATGATACctt
The nucleotide sequence above comes from Amphiprion ocellaris isolate individual 3 ecotype Okinawa chromosome 8, ASM2253959v1, whole genome shotgun sequence. Encoded proteins:
- the lrrc23 gene encoding leucine-rich repeat-containing protein 23 isoform X2, whose translation is MSDMDEDGVLTDAEGEEETQAKEASGDEKVQVSHLTEETIRQGLSLLCRTGCGLEHTFIKLVLKDKGLNDIAAVSSYNHIRFLDVSNNHLTDLSPLASLTHLLWLKVDNNAVASFNGQPFAQLPFLQLLSMAGNQLTDIDGLAAPSLERLNLTELRGNQLDTTDGIDLPNLERLYLAQNVIKRLEGLEKLERLTVLHLRDNQLDSVKGLSAGMKCLQYLNVRGNAIADENALQSLSLVSTTLQALVLSENPLVESSDYRVSVLTFLPELEQLDKDPVTPEERAQAWERIKELKEEEIPEP
- the lrrc23 gene encoding leucine-rich repeat-containing protein 23 isoform X1, which gives rise to MSDMDEDGVLTDAEGEEETQAKEASGDEKVQVSHLTEETIRQGLSLLCRTGCGLEHTFIKLVLKDKGLNDIAAVSSYNHIRFLDVSNNHLTDLSPLASLTHLLWLKVDNNAVASFNGQPFAQLPFLQLLSMAGNQLTDIDGLAAPSLERLNLTGNGFQRMNGFQGDCFANLAILELRGNQLDTTDGIDLPNLERLYLAQNVIKRLEGLEKLERLTVLHLRDNQLDSVKGLSAGMKCLQYLNVRGNAIADENALQSLSLVSTTLQALVLSENPLVESSDYRVSVLTFLPELEQLDKDPVTPEERAQAWERIKELKEEEIPEP
- the tktb gene encoding transketolase-like protein 2 gives rise to the protein MASYHKPDEKTLQGLRDIANKLRIHSIKATSASNSGHPTSCCSAAELMSVLFFHTMRYKTEDPRNHCNDRFVLSKGHAAPVLYAAWAEAGFVKESDLLNLRKLDCDLEGHPTPKLEFVDVATGSLGQGLGAACGMAYTGKNFDKSSYRVYCMLGDGECSEGSVWEAMAFASYYQLDNLVAILDVNRLGQSEAAPLKHDMETYRKRCEAFGWNTYVVDGHDVEELCKAFWQAQQVKGKPTCIVAKTFKGKGLKNIEDQDNWHGKPIPKDRLDDILNDLQSQIQVPNKTVCPQLPSEDTAPADLSPILLPSPPAYKKGDKMATRRAYGLALARLGQASQRVVALDGDTKNSTFSDTFRKAFPDRYIECFIAEQNMVGVAIGCAARDRSVAFASTFAAFFSRAYDQIRMGAISQTNVNLVGSHCGVSIGEDGPSQMALEDLAMFRAIPTCTVFYPSDAVSTERAVELSANTKGICFIRTSRPDTAVLYSPDEKFEAGVAKVVRQSDSDQVTVIGAGVTVHEALAAADMLAAEGKNIRVIDPFTIKPLDAATILSSARATGGQIITVEDHYKEGGLGEAVLSAVGGEPGIVVTRLAVSGVPRSGKPQELLDLFGISAKHIANTVRQTFAN